A portion of the Bacteroides faecium genome contains these proteins:
- a CDS encoding RagB/SusD family nutrient uptake outer membrane protein, whose amino-acid sequence MKNIFKLIFLAGATGMVMLTSCSDFLDQSSPSEMFPENVYNSESYTKQVLNRVYAGLVLDHTYGCRIPLNLAMNTDVELVDALTETTVTADSERGLCNYNPTNWNRLPTNWNEMYEIIENANLVIEGIRASEIKDNQNMRYYLGEALTLRAMVFFDLIRNYGDVPMKMESTQTDGSNLYLGKTDRDVIMDQLLVDLEEAAGLLPWAGESGYSTERCTKGYAYGLAARIALAEAGYSIREENKTGYVNLSERREGQLGYSDATYPTMRPGDEKRAELYRHALACLDAVILNGKHQLNPSFENEWERINQLTLDQTYQENLFEVAHGMNYSGEMGYTAGVRMNAVSTRFGFSNSSGKVKLTAPFFMSFDPQDTRRDVTCAPYELRDATSTQTMQSNAPFGIYVGKWDVRKMTDAWRSMNQGVSTKTGYGINWVAMRYSDVLLMYAEVVNELYGPQGAGTCGKTALQALEEVRERAFPAAVRADKATAYVAALTSKDAFFEAIVDERAWELAGEAVRKYDLIRWGLLIDKTVEMLDTYRNAVVNDEYVSKLYYKENAAAENWYKIDYSSICWYAEPESKDDTSAGWKNVNFWGNVKKDGAIDDTNSTYDAINYISNGLIRYDKYQGFQGPANVVNRHLLPLGATTISDSNGHLQNSYGFSF is encoded by the coding sequence ATGAAAAATATATTTAAGTTAATATTCTTAGCTGGAGCAACCGGAATGGTGATGCTAACTTCATGCTCCGATTTCCTGGATCAGTCATCTCCTTCGGAGATGTTTCCGGAAAATGTTTATAACTCGGAAAGCTATACTAAGCAAGTTCTGAACAGAGTTTATGCAGGTTTAGTCCTGGATCACACGTATGGCTGCCGTATTCCGTTGAATCTTGCCATGAATACGGACGTGGAACTTGTGGATGCGCTGACGGAAACGACCGTAACGGCGGACTCCGAACGTGGACTTTGCAACTATAATCCTACAAACTGGAATCGTCTGCCTACTAACTGGAATGAAATGTACGAGATTATAGAAAATGCCAATTTGGTGATTGAAGGAATCCGCGCTTCTGAAATTAAGGATAATCAGAATATGCGTTACTATTTGGGTGAGGCGCTTACCTTGCGTGCAATGGTTTTCTTCGACCTTATCCGTAACTACGGTGATGTACCGATGAAGATGGAGTCTACACAGACAGACGGTTCCAATCTCTATTTAGGAAAGACAGACAGGGATGTAATCATGGACCAGTTGCTGGTGGATTTGGAAGAAGCGGCCGGACTCTTGCCTTGGGCTGGAGAGAGCGGGTATTCCACCGAACGCTGTACAAAAGGATATGCTTATGGATTGGCTGCACGTATTGCATTGGCAGAGGCTGGTTATTCTATTCGTGAAGAAAACAAGACAGGGTATGTGAATCTGAGTGAACGCCGTGAAGGTCAGTTGGGATATAGTGACGCCACTTATCCTACCATGCGTCCGGGAGATGAGAAACGGGCGGAACTTTACCGTCATGCGTTGGCTTGTCTGGATGCTGTAATTTTGAACGGAAAACATCAGCTTAACCCTAGTTTCGAGAACGAATGGGAGCGCATCAATCAGTTGACTTTGGATCAGACTTATCAGGAAAACCTGTTTGAAGTGGCACATGGCATGAACTATTCCGGTGAAATGGGATATACGGCCGGTGTACGTATGAATGCGGTAAGCACCCGTTTTGGTTTCAGCAACTCTTCGGGTAAGGTGAAACTGACTGCCCCGTTTTTCATGTCGTTTGACCCGCAAGATACGCGTCGTGACGTGACTTGTGCTCCTTATGAGTTGAGAGACGCTACTTCTACACAAACGATGCAAAGTAATGCGCCTTTTGGCATCTACGTAGGCAAGTGGGATGTTCGTAAAATGACGGATGCATGGCGTAGCATGAACCAGGGAGTCAGCACTAAAACCGGTTATGGCATCAACTGGGTAGCGATGAGATATTCGGATGTTTTATTGATGTATGCCGAAGTGGTTAATGAACTGTATGGCCCTCAGGGAGCCGGAACTTGTGGAAAAACTGCACTGCAGGCTTTGGAAGAGGTTCGCGAACGTGCTTTCCCGGCCGCAGTACGTGCCGATAAGGCTACTGCATATGTAGCGGCACTCACTAGTAAAGATGCATTCTTTGAAGCTATTGTAGATGAACGGGCATGGGAACTTGCAGGAGAGGCAGTGCGTAAATATGACCTGATCCGTTGGGGATTATTAATAGATAAGACGGTTGAGATGCTTGATACTTACCGCAACGCGGTGGTGAACGATGAATATGTATCGAAACTCTATTACAAGGAAAATGCGGCTGCGGAGAACTGGTATAAGATAGACTATTCTTCTATCTGCTGGTATGCAGAGCCGGAATCGAAAGATGATACGTCTGCCGGATGGAAAAATGTCAACTTCTGGGGTAATGTGAAGAAAGATGGAGCTATTGATGATACGAACTCAACCTATGACGCAATCAACTATATCAGCAATGGTCTGATTAGATATGATAAATATCAAGGATTCCAAGGTCCTGCCAACGTAGTGAACCGCCATCTTCTTCCTTTGGGAGCGACTACTATCAGTGACTCCAATGGTCATCTGCAAAATTCTTATGGATTCTCATTCTGA
- a CDS encoding DUF5123 domain-containing protein, translating to MKTNIYTNMLVTGALALALASCVDDNDWGTDSSYSRPFSPHDIAVSAEATSATIEFDRLSSVDYYLLELNRDTLYMDDYHSGSRIDTVRISPYILDELVGETVYFIRLKAVASSTVATDSKWSYYESGTKRSFKTKGEQIFESVTPADRTESSIRLSWTAGEAATRIEVSIVNSEGGNTPLKTVPLTDTHVQEGACVVDGLEPTTTYLFVIYNGTSKRGERTATTAAAMPDGDLKYTLEDGVTVITTALIKELVEQAQAASGNTSVGVTIGIPSGLTIDMHGVSETGETTTLAIPDGASVTFFGLAGAEKPVLNFPKTLEIGGAHGYIRFENVVIKDDGASYLINQSDAMQVEEISFKDCEIPSLSRSLVRLQGSSIKTIGTLNIDNCVVTNQGAGAYAFLYWNAATYTVSTVNITNSTFNTMLHSFADVRNSVTGTFNISNCTFYNVVAASRYFLDARSAVSVTVENTIFGKTNGDGVNGIRITGSTATIIDVYKTSDCNFSSYGFTADRSETPVLSSELFANPDEGDFTVLENRLKSLGDQRWNNE from the coding sequence ATGAAAACGAATATATATACTAACATGCTGGTAACCGGAGCTCTCGCTCTGGCACTGGCGTCATGTGTCGATGATAATGATTGGGGAACAGACAGCAGTTACAGCCGTCCGTTCAGCCCTCATGACATTGCGGTATCAGCCGAGGCTACTAGCGCAACCATTGAATTTGACCGTTTATCCAGTGTTGACTACTATCTGTTGGAGTTGAACCGGGATACTCTTTATATGGATGACTATCATAGCGGTTCTCGTATAGATACTGTCCGTATCTCTCCTTATATACTTGACGAATTGGTAGGGGAAACGGTTTATTTCATCCGCCTGAAAGCTGTCGCTTCTTCTACGGTTGCGACGGACTCAAAATGGTCGTACTATGAAAGTGGTACAAAACGTTCTTTTAAGACGAAAGGTGAACAGATATTTGAATCGGTTACTCCGGCCGACCGTACGGAAAGTTCTATCCGCCTGTCTTGGACGGCAGGGGAGGCTGCTACCCGTATTGAAGTGTCCATAGTGAACAGTGAGGGTGGTAATACTCCGTTGAAAACAGTGCCTTTGACAGATACCCATGTTCAGGAAGGTGCCTGTGTTGTAGATGGTCTGGAGCCTACGACTACTTACTTGTTCGTTATTTATAACGGTACGTCCAAACGTGGCGAGCGTACTGCCACCACAGCAGCAGCTATGCCTGATGGTGACTTGAAATATACACTGGAAGACGGGGTAACGGTAATTACGACTGCGTTGATTAAAGAGTTGGTAGAGCAGGCACAAGCTGCTTCCGGGAATACGTCCGTTGGTGTCACTATCGGTATTCCGTCAGGCTTGACTATTGATATGCATGGTGTTTCTGAAACAGGAGAAACGACTACTTTGGCAATTCCGGATGGGGCATCTGTCACCTTCTTCGGATTGGCGGGTGCGGAGAAACCTGTATTGAACTTCCCTAAAACATTGGAAATAGGTGGTGCTCATGGATATATTCGCTTTGAAAATGTGGTAATAAAGGATGATGGAGCTTCTTATCTGATAAACCAGTCGGATGCGATGCAGGTGGAAGAGATTTCTTTCAAAGATTGTGAAATCCCCTCTTTGTCCCGGAGTTTGGTTCGTTTGCAAGGTTCTAGCATAAAGACGATTGGAACTCTTAACATTGACAATTGCGTAGTTACCAATCAAGGCGCGGGAGCTTATGCTTTCTTGTATTGGAACGCTGCCACATATACAGTTTCCACTGTGAATATTACGAACTCTACTTTCAATACAATGTTACATAGCTTTGCTGATGTTAGAAATTCTGTTACCGGAACATTTAATATTTCAAACTGTACATTCTATAACGTAGTAGCTGCATCACGTTATTTCCTGGATGCAAGAAGTGCAGTAAGTGTGACTGTGGAAAACACAATCTTCGGTAAGACAAACGGTGATGGTGTAAATGGTATAAGAATTACCGGCAGCACTGCGACCATCATTGATGTATATAAAACCTCTGATTGTAACTTCAGCAGCTATGGCTTTACCGCAGACCGGAGCGAGACGCCTGTGTTATCATCCGAATTGTTCGCAAATCCTGATGAGGGCGACTTCACCGTTCTTGAGAACAGACTCAAAAGTCTGGGTGACCAGCGTTGGAATAACGAATAA
- a CDS encoding pectate lyase family protein, with product MSKIWIGGFCGLLLYAAASCSTSSPEQDELPGQSGEPSEEPSGLVDYPTPNRTAIAAFPGAYGAGKYTLGGAGGTVYTVTSLEDTNTRGTLRYAINQSGARTIVFAVGGVIDLTSNLTIRNGDLTIAGQTAPGGGICIKRGTVQISADNVIIRFLRFRLGDETFNGATEKDADAIWGRENKDIIIDHCSMSWSTDEIASFYGNTNFTMQWCLLSESLYHSIHPKGNHGYGGIWGGSPATFHHNLIAHAYSRTPRLCGSRYTGQPEAEKVDLRNNVFYNWSGNGGYAGEGGSYNFVNNYYKPGAATNARAEGGSSGRKVLYRIFAPDKNDADANPANGENWGVFHLSGNVFDGTSPNISSTFQSLITSVNNDNWVGLQPSATPAAGEASLKSATEFAITSDVSEFTQAASDAYNSVLNYAGASLVRDAVDTRIISETRAGTYTYRGSVEGNLGIIDSQEDTGGWPVYAQGTAVKDTDGDGIPDDWETEHELNPESAADGTKYNLSSEYTNLEVYLNSLVEHLFPSAK from the coding sequence ATGTCTAAAATATGGATAGGGGGATTTTGCGGACTTTTGCTGTATGCTGCCGCTTCTTGCTCCACAAGTAGTCCTGAACAGGACGAATTACCCGGACAGTCCGGTGAACCGTCGGAAGAACCTTCCGGACTGGTGGATTATCCTACCCCGAATCGTACAGCGATAGCGGCTTTTCCCGGTGCCTATGGCGCAGGAAAATACACGCTGGGCGGAGCGGGCGGAACTGTATATACCGTTACCTCACTGGAAGATACCAACACAAGAGGTACCTTGCGCTATGCCATTAACCAGAGCGGTGCACGTACGATTGTGTTTGCGGTGGGCGGTGTCATTGATTTGACCAGCAACTTGACCATCCGGAACGGAGATTTGACCATAGCCGGACAGACAGCTCCCGGTGGGGGAATCTGCATCAAGAGAGGGACAGTCCAGATAAGCGCGGACAATGTAATCATCCGCTTTCTTCGTTTCCGTTTGGGCGACGAGACTTTTAACGGAGCTACCGAAAAGGATGCGGATGCCATTTGGGGAAGGGAGAACAAGGATATTATTATCGACCATTGTTCGATGAGCTGGAGTACCGATGAGATTGCTTCGTTTTATGGGAATACGAACTTTACGATGCAGTGGTGCCTGTTGTCCGAAAGCCTGTATCATTCCATTCACCCGAAAGGCAATCATGGCTATGGCGGTATCTGGGGTGGTTCGCCCGCCACTTTCCATCATAACCTGATAGCGCATGCGTATAGTCGTACTCCGCGTCTTTGCGGCAGCCGTTACACGGGGCAGCCGGAGGCAGAGAAAGTGGATTTGCGTAATAACGTATTCTATAATTGGTCGGGAAACGGTGGATATGCCGGTGAAGGCGGTTCTTATAACTTCGTGAACAACTACTATAAGCCGGGAGCGGCAACCAATGCGCGGGCGGAAGGCGGCAGTAGCGGTCGGAAAGTCCTTTACCGTATTTTTGCGCCCGATAAGAATGACGCGGATGCAAATCCGGCGAACGGGGAGAACTGGGGCGTATTCCATTTGTCCGGTAATGTGTTCGACGGTACTTCGCCCAATATCAGCAGTACATTCCAGAGTTTGATAACGAGTGTAAATAATGACAACTGGGTAGGCTTGCAGCCTTCGGCAACTCCGGCGGCAGGTGAGGCTTCTTTGAAATCAGCCACGGAATTCGCAATAACGTCTGATGTGAGCGAATTTACACAAGCGGCATCGGATGCGTATAACTCCGTGTTGAACTATGCCGGCGCTTCTCTTGTCCGTGACGCGGTTGATACTCGTATCATATCGGAGACTAGGGCAGGTACTTATACATATAGAGGTTCTGTGGAGGGTAATTTAGGAATTATAGATTCCCAGGAAGATACCGGCGGCTGGCCTGTCTATGCTCAAGGCACTGCTGTAAAGGATACGGATGGCGACGGGATTCCTGACGACTGGGAGACGGAGCATGAGTTGAATCCTGAAAGCGCAGCCGATGGAACCAAGTATAATTTGAGCAGTGAATATACCAATCTGGAGGTTTATCTGAATAGTTTGGTGGAACATCTGTTTCCATCGGCAAAATGA
- a CDS encoding pectate lyase, whose protein sequence is MKSLILFPFLLGVGCLSCSGSNEEDTEPGMGEGNGNETTEIRTLDYGELLAFPYAEGHGRNTTGGRGGAVYHVTTLEDHNQSGSLRYALGRSGARTIVFDVSGTIHLTSALRTGKDDVTIAGQTSPGGICIADYPFIINSDNVIIRFIRFRPGNINSDSDGLGGSDRKNVIVDHCSISWGTDECLSVYGMQNSTVQWCLAAQALRATPAKITGDSFSAHGYGGNWGGHYASYHHNMIAHCESRVPRLGPRYTTLALNNNDGERVDIRNNVFYNWAGEGCYGGEAQHTNIVNNYYKPGPATEKASTGRQYRIAKPDVYPINYSGAGSYGPWLQTWGKFFIDGNQVVGYPAVSANNWETGVFAQMSSKNCATDALWNQHEQIKLDALVVGAGKVTTHSATVAYERVLAYVGACNFRDKIDELIVGDVRNKKASSTGDASQWAALSGYSQNKEGYINKPDDVCAVLGVSDPYDVLKEVSGVNMTDTDGDGIPDYWEEEYGLNPRKADGNEKTVDKNGQYTNLEMYLNSLVHEIMIAGNAGGTVVE, encoded by the coding sequence ATGAAATCTTTAATACTTTTCCCTTTTCTGTTAGGAGTGGGCTGCCTGTCATGCTCCGGTAGTAATGAAGAAGATACCGAACCGGGAATGGGAGAGGGCAATGGGAACGAAACAACTGAGATTCGGACATTGGATTACGGGGAATTGCTGGCTTTTCCTTATGCCGAGGGGCACGGAAGAAACACAACGGGTGGTCGTGGAGGAGCGGTTTATCACGTCACTACTTTGGAGGACCATAATCAAAGCGGCTCCTTGCGCTATGCTTTGGGCAGGAGTGGGGCGCGGACAATTGTATTTGATGTTTCCGGAACCATTCACCTGACATCAGCCTTGAGGACAGGCAAAGACGATGTGACCATAGCCGGACAGACTTCTCCCGGCGGCATCTGCATAGCGGATTATCCTTTTATTATAAACTCGGATAATGTTATCATCCGCTTTATCCGTTTCCGTCCGGGCAATATCAATTCGGACAGCGACGGACTGGGAGGTTCGGACAGGAAAAATGTGATTGTCGACCATTGTTCGATAAGTTGGGGTACGGACGAATGTCTTTCTGTTTATGGTATGCAAAATTCTACGGTACAGTGGTGTCTTGCCGCCCAAGCCTTGCGTGCAACCCCGGCAAAGATTACAGGCGATAGTTTCAGCGCACATGGTTACGGTGGAAACTGGGGCGGGCATTACGCTTCCTATCATCATAATATGATAGCCCATTGTGAAAGCCGTGTTCCTCGCCTTGGTCCGCGTTATACTACATTGGCACTTAACAATAATGACGGTGAGCGTGTGGATATTCGTAATAATGTTTTCTACAACTGGGCAGGCGAAGGTTGTTATGGAGGCGAAGCCCAGCATACCAATATCGTGAACAATTATTATAAACCGGGACCTGCGACAGAAAAGGCGAGCACAGGCAGGCAATATCGTATAGCCAAACCGGATGTATATCCTATCAATTATTCGGGAGCCGGCAGTTATGGTCCCTGGCTTCAGACGTGGGGGAAGTTCTTTATTGACGGTAATCAGGTGGTGGGGTATCCTGCTGTGAGCGCAAATAACTGGGAGACTGGTGTGTTTGCTCAGATGAGTAGTAAAAACTGTGCTACTGACGCTTTGTGGAACCAACATGAACAGATAAAATTGGACGCCCTCGTCGTAGGGGCGGGCAAGGTGACTACTCATTCTGCAACGGTTGCTTATGAACGTGTGCTGGCTTACGTGGGAGCATGCAATTTTCGTGATAAGATAGACGAACTGATAGTCGGTGATGTCAGAAACAAGAAAGCATCCAGCACCGGTGATGCCAGCCAATGGGCTGCACTAAGCGGATATTCACAGAATAAGGAAGGATATATCAACAAACCGGATGATGTTTGTGCGGTATTGGGAGTCAGTGACCCGTATGATGTTTTGAAAGAAGTCAGTGGGGTAAATATGACAGATACGGACGGTGACGGTATTCCTGATTATTGGGAAGAAGAATATGGCTTGAATCCCCGGAAAGCTGACGGTAATGAAAAAACAGTGGACAAGAACGGTCAATATACCAATCTTGAAATGTATCTGAACAGTTTGGTGCATGAGATAATGATAGCTGGAAATGCGGGAGGAACCGTAGTAGAATAG
- a CDS encoding LiaF transmembrane domain-containing protein → MEEKQKTLSATGFSGKYLVASLFILSGILLFARNMGWITAELFSTIVSWYSLFIILGVYSMIRRHFVGGIILLLIGVYFLLGGLSWLPENSQAMVWPLALIIAGILLFFKSRRRGPWSHNHMARHRKEWMKRRGPGMNFKEEQQQFESVDGFLRSENVWGAARHVVLDELFKGATVRTSFGGTVIDLRHTHIAPGETYIDLDCSWGGVEIYVPSDWKVVFKCNAFFGGCDDKRWQNGNINHESVLVIRGTLSFGGLEIKD, encoded by the coding sequence ATGGAAGAGAAACAAAAAACTTTGTCTGCTACAGGCTTTTCCGGTAAATATCTGGTAGCTTCGCTTTTTATCCTTTCGGGGATACTGCTGTTTGCCCGCAATATGGGATGGATTACTGCTGAGTTGTTTAGTACGATAGTGTCCTGGTATTCCCTCTTTATTATATTAGGTGTATATTCGATGATACGCCGCCATTTTGTAGGAGGAATCATTCTTCTGCTGATTGGTGTTTATTTTCTGTTGGGAGGACTATCATGGTTGCCTGAGAACTCTCAGGCAATGGTCTGGCCTCTTGCTTTGATAATAGCGGGTATCTTGCTGTTTTTCAAGTCCCGCAGGAGAGGACCCTGGTCGCATAACCATATGGCACGTCACCGTAAGGAGTGGATGAAGCGTAGAGGGCCGGGCATGAACTTTAAAGAAGAGCAACAACAGTTCGAATCTGTCGACGGCTTTTTGCGTTCGGAGAATGTCTGGGGAGCGGCGCGCCACGTCGTACTCGATGAACTGTTCAAGGGAGCTACCGTTCGCACCTCGTTCGGAGGTACGGTCATTGACTTGCGCCATACTCACATCGCGCCGGGCGAAACCTATATCGACCTGGATTGCAGTTGGGGAGGAGTTGAAATCTATGTCCCGTCCGATTGGAAAGTAGTATTCAAATGCAATGCATTCTTCGGCGGCTGTGATGATAAGCGTTGGCAAAACGGGAATATTAACCATGAGAGCGTATTAGTAATTCGGGGCACGCTTTCTTTCGGAGGCTTGGAGATAAAAGACTAG
- a CDS encoding LytTR family DNA-binding domain-containing protein — MKAHPIIDYPYRWIPMLVLLLVLVAAQVALVCLYTGADYLPALVDGIATIGWLAALAYLAWYVVGLVSLFQTDVIMIAVGSLLWLAGSFMVCDIMVRIAGASYIPFAQTVPFRLLFGLPVLIAVILWYRLITAKEEALNQELEKELVAHQITETPIEPPTERIDRITVKDGSRIHLIKADELIYIQACGDYVMLITSSGEYLKEQTMKYFETHLPPETFVRVHRSTIVNVTQISRVELFGKETYQLLLKNGVKLRVSLSGYRLLKERLGL, encoded by the coding sequence ATGAAAGCACATCCGATTATAGATTACCCTTATCGCTGGATTCCGATGCTGGTGCTTTTGCTGGTTTTGGTTGCGGCACAGGTAGCATTGGTCTGCCTGTACACCGGAGCTGACTACCTTCCTGCATTGGTAGACGGGATAGCAACGATTGGTTGGTTGGCTGCTTTGGCCTATCTGGCGTGGTATGTTGTCGGGCTTGTTTCATTGTTTCAGACAGATGTTATCATGATAGCGGTAGGGAGCTTGCTTTGGCTGGCAGGTAGTTTCATGGTTTGTGACATCATGGTGCGGATAGCGGGTGCATCCTATATCCCTTTTGCACAGACAGTGCCTTTCCGGCTATTGTTCGGATTGCCCGTTTTGATTGCGGTAATCCTTTGGTATCGTTTGATTACCGCAAAAGAAGAAGCATTGAATCAGGAACTCGAAAAAGAACTGGTTGCACATCAGATAACCGAAACACCGATAGAGCCGCCGACAGAACGGATTGACCGCATTACAGTGAAAGACGGTTCACGGATTCATTTGATTAAAGCGGATGAATTAATCTACATACAGGCTTGTGGCGATTATGTGATGTTAATCACTTCTTCGGGGGAATACCTGAAAGAGCAGACGATGAAGTATTTTGAAACCCATTTGCCGCCTGAAACATTTGTCCGTGTCCATCGCTCGACTATTGTCAACGTAACACAGATTTCCCGTGTCGAGTTGTTTGGAAAAGAAACCTATCAGTTATTGCTGAAAAATGGGGTCAAGCTCCGGGTAAGCCTTTCCGGTTACAGGCTGCTGAAGGAGAGGCTGGGATTATAA
- a CDS encoding DUF5123 domain-containing protein: MRSIFYSLAGLTLLLGTIACSEEERYATSVVKEIELFLDDEPWAVNAGASNKPLFIYASDGEYVANYSSLYRFQLADGSYNIISTTQSDSIPAPKNLNDVVISQDPTAKTKYAISSPVTYKSPFNEPLSVRMYSRTGVLRLKSTDRKSDKSYSKLRAVVSSPISGYKLSDATFVKAPTEVQREKETTTGGVNYTDDLVLFETQSENEQVSVRIEYLDKNNTVIQAKAIDGAFAILPDDTVQVAFALNNVDEPIIQDYTVTIASEGWTEEDINPEAPMRIPDGYRYVSPEENLESICKSMLADASVNEVKLFLKAGATYKLGTQTEIPKALYIMGQTPGEGEKPAYMEMGNMSINCPDAIIEAFHFENLKIKVTTSDFFKFKNQAFHVTTFSWKNCEISDLIRTMWYQEVDAAQKQIADNIIIENCRFLGLNSGGSGLFGLSTKQDAPVHNFVFKNSTFHANNLTRALITGLGSMTGELSVTVENCTFVSMAPAAMTFFDLNPKNTSSFNLVVRNNLFSGVCEADKGTLFTTRNITTKTVENNYRTNGFVVANWGVDTAEIPVETALPMETLFKDVAGRDFTITDTSSEVYINRIGDSYWIK, from the coding sequence ATGAGAAGTATATTCTATTCGCTGGCAGGGCTGACGCTCCTGTTGGGGACAATTGCTTGTTCTGAAGAAGAACGATACGCTACTTCGGTAGTAAAGGAAATAGAGTTGTTTTTGGACGATGAGCCGTGGGCTGTGAATGCGGGTGCGTCCAACAAACCTCTGTTTATCTATGCATCCGACGGTGAGTATGTAGCTAATTATTCATCGCTTTACCGCTTTCAGTTGGCTGATGGGAGCTATAACATTATTTCCACTACACAATCCGATTCTATTCCTGCTCCGAAGAATCTGAATGATGTGGTGATAAGTCAAGACCCGACAGCTAAAACTAAGTATGCTATTTCGTCGCCGGTGACATACAAATCTCCGTTCAATGAACCGCTTAGTGTGCGTATGTATAGTCGTACAGGCGTGCTTCGCTTAAAGTCTACCGACCGTAAATCAGATAAGAGCTACTCGAAATTACGTGCGGTAGTCTCTTCCCCTATCTCCGGCTACAAACTTTCAGATGCCACTTTTGTAAAGGCTCCGACAGAGGTGCAACGCGAGAAAGAGACAACTACCGGTGGCGTAAATTATACGGATGACCTTGTACTTTTTGAAACACAGAGTGAAAACGAACAGGTATCTGTGCGTATTGAATATTTGGACAAGAATAATACTGTGATTCAAGCTAAGGCCATTGACGGAGCATTCGCGATTCTGCCTGATGATACTGTGCAGGTTGCATTTGCACTTAACAATGTGGACGAGCCGATTATACAGGATTACACTGTAACGATTGCTTCGGAAGGATGGACAGAAGAAGACATCAATCCCGAAGCTCCGATGAGAATCCCCGATGGATACAGATATGTAAGTCCGGAAGAAAATCTGGAATCTATCTGTAAGTCGATGTTGGCAGATGCTTCAGTGAACGAGGTGAAACTCTTCCTGAAAGCCGGAGCCACCTATAAGTTAGGTACGCAGACCGAGATTCCGAAAGCCCTTTATATTATGGGACAGACACCGGGTGAAGGTGAGAAACCGGCATATATGGAAATGGGGAACATGAGCATCAATTGTCCCGATGCCATCATTGAAGCCTTCCACTTTGAGAATCTGAAGATAAAAGTGACGACTTCCGACTTCTTTAAGTTTAAGAACCAAGCTTTCCATGTTACTACTTTCTCTTGGAAGAACTGCGAGATAAGCGACTTGATACGTACGATGTGGTATCAGGAAGTAGATGCCGCCCAAAAGCAGATTGCCGATAATATAATAATAGAAAACTGCCGTTTCTTAGGCTTGAATTCCGGTGGAAGCGGTCTGTTCGGACTTTCTACCAAGCAAGACGCACCGGTACATAACTTCGTATTCAAGAACTCCACCTTCCATGCCAACAACTTGACGAGGGCCTTGATAACCGGTTTGGGCAGCATGACGGGAGAATTGAGCGTGACAGTAGAAAACTGCACATTCGTAAGTATGGCTCCTGCTGCAATGACCTTCTTTGACTTGAATCCGAAGAATACGTCCTCATTCAACTTGGTTGTCCGTAATAACCTCTTCAGCGGTGTCTGTGAAGCCGATAAGGGAACCCTGTTCACAACAAGAAATATTACAACCAAGACCGTCGAGAATAACTATCGCACCAATGGATTTGTGGTAGCTAACTGGGGAGTGGATACCGCAGAAATACCGGTAGAAACCGCTCTCCCAATGGAAACACTCTTCAAGGACGTGGCAGGCAGGGATTTCACTATCACTGATACCAGTTCCGAGGTGTATATCAACAGAATCGGTGATTCATATTGGATAAAGTAA